The DNA segment GGCGGGGAGCAGCCGCCAAAGGTAACGGGGAAAGAACGGTGCAAGTCCGTCGCTGTCCCGCAACTGTAATGAGATGAAGATTTATCATCTCTAAGTCAGGATGCCCACCGACAAACAACTATAATGGATCGCTCTGCGAGGTACAGAAATGTCCAAATTCTCTTTATCCATTGTTCCATTTCAATCAAAAAGACCGATCGCCAAACGCAAACGGGGTTTTAACCCGATCGCGATTACAGGATTGGGAGCGGGAGCGCTCTTGAGCATGACTACTCCCGTGATGGCTCACCACGCCTTCGGTAACAGAACACCCGCCAATTTCTTTGAAGGATTCTTATCTGGACTGGCTCACCCGTTGATCGGCTTGGATCATTTCGCCTTTATCGTGGCTGTCGGGTTACTAGCTGTGGGATTGCCAAGAGCGGCTTTGATTCCCGCCGGATTTATTTTAACCGCACTGGCAGGCACCGGGCTTCACTTACTCAACCTTGACTTACCGGGAGCAGAAATTGCGATCGCCACTTCTGTCATTGCCTTAGGCATCATGCTAATTTCGCAAAAACGTCAAAATGTCAAGCTAATAGCAGCATTAGCTGCTTTCGCGGGTTTATTTCACGGTTATGCTTACGGTGAAGCCATTGTCGGCGCTCGAATGACACCCCTATTTGCATACTTGTTAGGCTTCAGCATCATCCAATATCTGATTGCTTTGCTAGCGCTATTCATTGGTATCTTTGTCACTAAAAAATTTGCTCATCAACCCATTTCTCCCCTCCGACTAGCTGGATTGGTAATTTCCGCAATAGGCATTAGTTTTCTAACCGCTTCATTAATCGGATAGTCAATTATCCATATTTATTTTGTAGTGAGAACTTCAGTCCTATTTAAGTACTAAAGTCCTTACTACAAACTATATTTTTTGCAACTACTTTTTCTCCCAATTCAATCCAAAATGAAAACGCAACAACACATTTTGTTTGTTTGCAAAACTTGCGCCACCATTTGGCAAGATGGTAAACCTCAAGGTAAAAGCGGCGGTCAACAACTCCTAGAAAACCTCAACCAACTTCACCAAAATTGGCAATTAAGAGATAATTTCTCAATTCAAGAAGTTAGCTGTATGAGTGCTTGTAGCAACTCATGTACGGTATCGTTCGTCGCACCAGGAAAATACACTTATTTATTTGGCAATTTACCCGCTGAAAATAGCGCCGCCGCCGTACTAGAATGTGCCGCTCAATACTATGCTAAACCCGATGGTTCCCTTCCTTGGTCGGAACGACCAGAACCATTAAAAAAAGGCATATTAGCTAAAATTCCACCAACCAATCAATTTTAGATGAAGTATTCAGTACGTTTTCACTCCTGACTCCGGAATTCTGACTTCTTATTTCAATTTAGGACTTAATTATGGCTGGCAAAATACCCGTGACTGTGATTACTGGCTTTCTTGGTAGCGGCAAAACCACTTTAATTCGCCAAATGCTACAAAATAATCAAGGCCGTCGCATAGCAGTTTTAGTCAACGAATTTGGTGAATTGGGAATTGATGGAGAATTGCTGCGTTCCTGTCAAGTTTGCGATGAGGAAGACAATGCAGCCGACAATATTGTAGAACTCACAAATGGTTGTCTTTGCTGCACCGTACAAGAAGAATTTCTTCCTACTATGCAAAAACTTTTACGCCGCAAAGACAAATTAGATTGCATACTAATTGAAACTTCTGGATTAGCTTTACCAAAACCATTAATTCAAGCATTTCGGTGGCCGGAAATTCGCACTGGTGCTACCGTAGATGGTGTAATAACGGTCGTAGACTGCGAAGCCGTATCAATCGGTACTCTTGCTAGCGACCTCACCGCTTTAAATGCTCAACGACAAGCCGATCCCAATTTAGATCACGAAACACCAATCGAAGAACTTTTTGAAGATCAATTAGCTTGTGCTGATTTGGTTTTGTTGAGCAAAGTCGATCGAGTAGACGGGGAAACCAAAAATCAGGTTGAGGATTGGCTGAAACAGCAATTACCGCCTGCTGTGAAAATTGTTCCCTGCCAACAAGGAGATATTAGTCCAGAATTGTTGTTAGGATTTAATGCCTCTGTAGAAGATAATTTAGATAGCCGTCCCAGCCATCATGATGAGGAAGAAGACCACGAACACGATGACCAAATTAACTCGGTTCACTTTCTTTTAGATAAGGCTTTTGAGCCACAAATATTGGTGGATAAGTTGCAAAATCTAATCAAAGAATGGGAAATTTATCGAATTAAAGGATTTGTGGCAGTTCCCAATAAATCTATGCGGTTGGTGTTGCAGGGAGTAGGCGATCGCATAGAATATTTTTACGATCGTCCTTGGCAACCTAACGAACTTCGCGAAACGCGACTGGTTGCGATCGGTCGCGCTTTAGAGAAAATCCAAATTGAGTCAGCACTTTTAGAAACCGTTTAGTCAGCTATTCAATTGGCTGGGTATCAAATGCGATCGCCGAATCATTAGACCTCTGTATTATACGGATATAGCGATCCTATTTAAATATTAAACGGAAATCTCGTACCGACCACACCAGGAGGACGGATTGAATTGGGAAGCGTCGCAGAAGGAAATGTAACTCTTACACCTACAGATAAAGGTTTTGCCTTCGGTTATGCTGGCATTCAAAAACTAGGAAATATTCAACTCAGAAATGCCAATTACCAAATTGTGGAAGCGCAGGGATGGGTAACTAATGGGAAAGGAGAAGTGATCTTAGTAGCACAAGCTTCCACTGCAACGCCAACTGATGCGGGATTTTTATCGCAGGAATGTGGCGTGCAGTGATGATGAATTGTTCACTTGATGTTATCACCAGCAGGGGAATCAATTCTCCTGCTAATAACGAAAGTCCTCTCAAGAGGACTAATGAAAAACTTTCAGTCCACTGAAGTGGACTTCAGCTAATAGCTGGGGATTTGAAGACCAGTGTGTTCTTGAATTCTGACTTCTAAAAATTGGTGCGCCAAATGTCACTTAAAAGATTTTTGAGAAATCCGATCGCATTTTTTAGCCAATTTTCTCTCGCTAAAAAAGACAGACCTAACCCCCCTTGCCAACTCCCCTTTTTAAGGGGGACAGGGGGGATTGGTAAGGGGGGAGTATCACACCCCTTTCCTCCCAGGAGAGGGGACGGGGGAGAGGTCAAATTTCCATATTCCCGACTAACTAAAAAGTGGCCGATCCGAATGGCCCTCGCCTTCCTCGCCGCTTGTTTGAGCGCCTCTGTCTCCTTCGCTTTCCCGGAAAAAGCAGAATTCTCCATCCCTAATCATAAAGAATCTATTCCCCATTCCCAATTGCTAATCGCCAATTCCCAACAACTACTGCAACAAGGAAGAGAACTTTTTCAATCCGAACAATATTCCCAAGCGGCAGAAGTTTGGCAACAAGCGGTTTCTGCCTTGCAAGCATCTGGCGATCGACTAAATCAAGCACAAGCTTATAACTTACTCTCAGTTGCTTATCAATATCTAGGAAAATGGTCAGAGGCTCAACAGGCAATTTCCTATAGTTTATCACTATTACAATCAAAAGAAAATAGCAGTAATCATCAAAATAAATTATCGATTTTAGCCCAAGCTTTTAGTACCCAAGGTCATTTACAATTAGCTTTAGGAAAATCGGAAGATGCTTTAATCAGTTGGGAAAAAGCGGCGGATATTTATCAACAAATTAAAGATACAGAAGGATTAGTCGGTAGTCAAATCAATCAAGCCCAAGCCATGCAATACTTGGGTTTGTATCGTCGGGCTAAGAAAACTTTAGAAGAAGTAGAAAC comes from the Leptolyngbyaceae cyanobacterium genome and includes:
- a CDS encoding HupE/UreJ family protein; the encoded protein is MSKFSLSIVPFQSKRPIAKRKRGFNPIAITGLGAGALLSMTTPVMAHHAFGNRTPANFFEGFLSGLAHPLIGLDHFAFIVAVGLLAVGLPRAALIPAGFILTALAGTGLHLLNLDLPGAEIAIATSVIALGIMLISQKRQNVKLIAALAAFAGLFHGYAYGEAIVGARMTPLFAYLLGFSIIQYLIALLALFIGIFVTKKFAHQPISPLRLAGLVISAIGISFLTASLIG
- a CDS encoding DUF1636 domain-containing protein translates to MKTQQHILFVCKTCATIWQDGKPQGKSGGQQLLENLNQLHQNWQLRDNFSIQEVSCMSACSNSCTVSFVAPGKYTYLFGNLPAENSAAAVLECAAQYYAKPDGSLPWSERPEPLKKGILAKIPPTNQF
- the cobW gene encoding cobalamin biosynthesis protein CobW — encoded protein: MAGKIPVTVITGFLGSGKTTLIRQMLQNNQGRRIAVLVNEFGELGIDGELLRSCQVCDEEDNAADNIVELTNGCLCCTVQEEFLPTMQKLLRRKDKLDCILIETSGLALPKPLIQAFRWPEIRTGATVDGVITVVDCEAVSIGTLASDLTALNAQRQADPNLDHETPIEELFEDQLACADLVLLSKVDRVDGETKNQVEDWLKQQLPPAVKIVPCQQGDISPELLLGFNASVEDNLDSRPSHHDEEEDHEHDDQINSVHFLLDKAFEPQILVDKLQNLIKEWEIYRIKGFVAVPNKSMRLVLQGVGDRIEYFYDRPWQPNELRETRLVAIGRALEKIQIESALLETV